A portion of the Caenorhabditis elegans chromosome III genome contains these proteins:
- the rpl-37.2 gene encoding Large ribosomal subunit protein eL37 (Confirmed by transcript evidence), whose protein sequence is MTKGTQAFGKKHVKSHTLCKRCGKSSFHIQKKRCASCGYQDAKKRTYNWGAKSIRRRTTGTGRTRHLRDVNARFRNGFRGTTPKPRAQPTN, encoded by the coding sequence ATGACTAAGGGTACTCAAGCTTTCGGAAAGAAGCACGTTAAGTCTCACACGCTTTGCAAGCGTTGCGGAAAGTCATCGTTCCATATCCAGAAGAAGCGTTGCGCTTCCTGCGGATATCAAGATGCCAAGAAGAGAACCTACAACTGGGGAGCCAAGTCCATCCGCAGACGCACCACCGGAACCGGCCGCACCCGTCATCTGAGAGACGTCAACGCTCGCTTCAGAAACGGATTCCGCGGAACAACTCCAAAGCCACGCGCTCAACCAACCAACTAA
- the cfap-20 gene encoding Cilia- and flagella-associated protein 20 (Confirmed by transcript evidence) — protein sequence MFHNTFQSGLLSVLYSIGSKPLQIWDTQIKNGHVKRITDEEIQSLVLEIMGNNISTAFISCPVDPDKTLGIKLPFFVMVVKNMNKYFSFEVQIIDDKKIKRRFRASNYQSATRVKPFICTMPMRMDEGWNQIQFNLSDFVKRAYGTNYVETLRIQIHANCRIRRVYFADRLYTEDELPAEFKLYLPIRGQLSTQSPAFAMTSE from the exons atgtttcataacaCGTTCCAAAGTGGATTGCTCTCTGTTCTCTACAGTATTGGAAGTAAACCTCTGCAGATTTGGGATACACAG atcaaaaatgGACATGTAAAACGAATAACTGACGAAGAAATTCAATCTCTTGTTCTTGAAATAATGGGAAATAATATCAGTACAGCATTCATCAGTTGCCCAGTTGATCCAGATAAAACCCTCGGAATAAAACTTCCATTTTTCGTGATGGTcgtgaaaaatatgaataaatatttctcGTTTGAAGTTCAAATTATTGATGATAAGAAGATCAAGAGAAGATTCCGTGCGTCAAATTATCAATCAGCGACAAGAGTtaaa ccatttatTTGTACAATGCCAATGAGAATGGATGAAGGATGGaatcaaattcaatttaatctCAGTGATTTTGTGAAGCGTGCATATGGAACAAATTACGTCGAGACTTTGAGAATTCAA attcacgCAAACTGCCGTATTCGTCGTGTCTACTTTGCCGATCGTCTGTACACTGAAGATGAATTGCCAGCTGAATTCAAGTTATATCTGCCGATTCGTGGACAACTATCAACACAATCACCTGCATTCGCAATGacttctgaataa